The following coding sequences lie in one Syntrophorhabdales bacterium genomic window:
- a CDS encoding SUMF1/EgtB/PvdO family nonheme iron enzyme produces the protein MKTRRIFSTRVMLLVSLLLLMHASVIAETLIERNEALLERIQRVHGLTDAQINAVRMIFRESGYIGQGNPAITQHPMTPTACRDKLAKTGTRYENEQFEKICKAKYMAPLYNPAAQKAEDARACIDQFEFPDIPCEYPVVWVRAREAALICKAMGKRICDAHEWEGACAGALLPPDYRFDLAKGVTPNVAVARMRSAHNGEYEAHKVWAYGDHYEKGICACSSTKTAGCSGGSWTGCGSNTFPSGSFPDCVSKLGVYDQHGNAAEHMNLPLNESQMASRGSTELGYTEMKGSWFIFDTYYAHPDWCRWRAPFWHGSRVMDQHSHENYHLGFRCCKTVEGE, from the coding sequence ATGAAAACGCGCAGAATCTTCTCGACACGCGTAATGCTCCTTGTATCGCTGCTTCTTTTGATGCATGCCTCCGTAATTGCCGAGACCCTCATAGAACGTAACGAAGCACTCCTGGAACGGATACAGCGCGTGCACGGCTTGACTGATGCGCAAATCAACGCGGTCCGCATGATATTTCGCGAATCCGGATACATCGGTCAGGGCAATCCCGCAATTACGCAGCACCCGATGACCCCGACGGCCTGCCGGGATAAGCTCGCGAAGACAGGTACCCGGTACGAGAATGAGCAGTTTGAAAAGATCTGCAAGGCAAAGTATATGGCGCCCCTTTACAATCCGGCTGCCCAAAAAGCAGAAGATGCCCGGGCATGCATCGATCAGTTCGAGTTCCCTGATATTCCCTGCGAATACCCTGTTGTCTGGGTGCGGGCGCGTGAGGCTGCACTCATATGCAAGGCCATGGGAAAGCGTATCTGCGACGCTCACGAATGGGAGGGAGCCTGCGCGGGTGCGCTCTTGCCGCCCGATTATCGCTTCGATCTCGCAAAAGGCGTTACACCAAACGTTGCCGTGGCCCGGATGCGCTCAGCCCACAACGGGGAATATGAAGCGCACAAAGTGTGGGCTTACGGGGACCACTACGAAAAAGGTATATGCGCCTGTTCGAGCACTAAAACAGCGGGCTGTAGCGGAGGGAGCTGGACGGGATGCGGGTCAAATACGTTTCCTTCAGGGAGCTTTCCTGATTGCGTCAGCAAGCTCGGTGTCTACGATCAGCATGGAAACGCTGCCGAGCATATGAACCTGCCTCTTAACGAAAGCCAGATGGCAAGCAGAGGCAGCACTGAGCTGGGCTACACAGAGATGAAAGGGAGCTGGTTCATCTTTGATACCTACTATGCCCACCCCGATTGGTGCCGCTGGAGAGCGCCCTTCTGGCACGGGAGCAGGGTGATGGATCAGCATAGCCACGAGAACTATCACCTCGGTTTCCGCTGCTGCAAGACTGTAGAGGGAGAGTAG
- a CDS encoding universal stress protein, with translation MHDIKRIFVVSSWTKDCKKALHNGISLARTYHAELSVLHVIRDAFELTGGLFTGFLADLKEEYESTAKEAKRDLDAMIEAEHTQGMTIKETILHGEPAAEILKTIQKGKIDLVIMAHHQEDHLEHYLFCRDYEKVIRKMPCSIMLVKSEPWEVDKKTSRRRGIQRD, from the coding sequence GTGCACGATATCAAGCGCATCTTCGTTGTGAGCAGTTGGACTAAAGATTGCAAAAAGGCACTCCACAACGGTATTTCCCTGGCTCGGACCTATCACGCAGAATTAAGTGTTCTCCACGTGATTCGCGACGCATTCGAACTGACCGGCGGTCTCTTTACCGGCTTCCTCGCCGATCTCAAGGAAGAGTACGAAAGCACAGCGAAAGAGGCAAAACGTGACTTAGATGCGATGATCGAGGCCGAACACACGCAAGGGATGACGATCAAAGAAACGATACTGCACGGAGAGCCAGCAGCCGAGATATTGAAAACAATCCAGAAAGGCAAAATCGACCTTGTGATCATGGCTCACCACCAGGAAGATCATCTCGAACATTATCTCTTTTGTCGCGATTACGAGAAAGTCATCAGAAAAATGCCCTGTTCCATCATGCTAGTGAAGAGCGAACCGTGGGAGGTTGACAAGAAGACATCAAGGAGAAGAGGAATTCAACGAGACTGA